A window of the Polaribacter batillariae genome harbors these coding sequences:
- a CDS encoding SusC/RagA family TonB-linked outer membrane protein — MNVKNLNPFKIPFLGIFKLLTALLLYLATATTFAETFFKTYSSLDGKSLNTAVSVKTQSRVTGKVIDKNGTPLIGVTISIKGTTKGTSTDFNGDYSLNVPSTDSVLLFSYIGYATQSIEVNNRSIINVTLQEDASELDEIVVVGYGTQKKVNLTGSIASIKSDDIVKNSTSNLSSALSGRLAGVVTIQSSGEPGSDTSSINIRGLSSLNSNAPLILVDGIPRDLNNINSNDIESISVLKDAAAAAIYGMRAANGVVLITTKRGKGKTKLNVNVYSALQQPTRMPNFLDSYNYATLLNEANTNDGVPVGYSDEDLRKYRDGSSPNTHPNTDWIDETLDDIAVMRSLDVSASGSNTSNTIKYYTSLGYLYQDGIYDNNNYNRFNFRSNIDVEINQSLKLTADIAGAIENRNRPGITASTLFSNIMRLPPTEVNQYSNGAYSEFSQQPWIDNGFIKEEDFDFQSKIALVIDFPFLEGLSLTTQIAYDRSAGGNNAGSRKVFSVPRTYTTFNANTGVFSLSTPSDRGETASYSESRSKGYQLTTEAILNYSKVIDKHDFGTKLVFSRRDTKYSVLNAGISNLLGTTTPLFIAGDAGTRSISNGEFETAILGYAGRFTYAYDSKYLFEFNGRYDGSYKFSKESRFGFFPSFSLAWRASEEDFLSDSKIINNLKFRASYGELGSDAGVGSFRYLEFFGFGSPFIDNSNVSQTIASSGLADTSTTWEKAKTVNFGLELGLWNNLFTLETDLFYKRTKDILTTRALEIPNTFGANLPAENIGIVDNKGLEVILNHSHNINDFNYFVNFNLGYSKNKVIDIAEAADTDPLRKRTGRALRTRFGFVAEGLFLTQKEIDDLNASAPEGVYQTQNPKPGDIKYADINGDGKVNNDDRTVIGRGNVPEITFGLNLGFNYKQFDFSALFQGAANFDMYLSQEASWAFFNGGKVFDKHLDRAQIGSDGNVINTDATYPRLSLTNNTVNERVSSYWVEAGDYIRFKNIEVGYTFPDEVTNKIGIDRLRIYVNGRNLATWSKIKNLDPENPQARGWFYPQQKVYNMGFNLQF; from the coding sequence ATGAATGTAAAAAACCTCAATCCTTTTAAAATTCCATTTTTAGGAATTTTTAAATTACTTACAGCTTTGTTATTATACTTAGCTACTGCGACAACCTTTGCAGAGACTTTCTTTAAAACCTATTCTTCTTTAGATGGAAAAAGTCTAAATACGGCTGTTTCGGTTAAAACACAAAGTAGAGTTACAGGTAAAGTTATTGATAAAAACGGTACTCCTTTAATTGGTGTAACTATTTCTATAAAAGGCACCACAAAAGGTACTTCTACAGATTTTAATGGAGACTATTCTTTAAATGTACCAAGTACAGATAGTGTTTTATTGTTTTCTTATATTGGGTATGCAACTCAATCTATAGAGGTTAATAATCGAAGCATTATCAATGTAACACTGCAAGAAGATGCTTCAGAATTAGACGAGATTGTTGTCGTTGGTTACGGTACTCAGAAAAAAGTAAATTTAACAGGGTCAATTGCTTCAATAAAATCAGACGATATTGTAAAAAATAGTACTTCAAATTTAAGTAGTGCACTATCAGGAAGGCTAGCAGGTGTTGTAACAATACAAAGTTCTGGAGAACCAGGTAGCGATACATCGTCGATTAACATTAGAGGTCTCAGTTCATTAAATTCGAATGCACCTTTAATTTTAGTTGACGGAATTCCACGAGATTTAAATAATATAAACTCTAACGATATCGAAAGCATTAGTGTTTTAAAAGATGCAGCAGCAGCAGCAATCTATGGTATGCGAGCGGCAAATGGAGTTGTTTTAATTACAACGAAAAGAGGTAAAGGTAAAACAAAATTAAATGTAAATGTATATTCGGCGCTTCAACAGCCAACGAGAATGCCTAATTTTTTAGACTCTTACAATTATGCTACACTTTTAAATGAGGCAAATACCAATGATGGAGTTCCTGTAGGTTATAGCGATGAAGACTTGAGAAAATATAGAGACGGTTCGAGCCCAAATACGCATCCAAACACAGATTGGATTGATGAAACCTTAGATGATATCGCAGTAATGCGCTCTTTAGATGTGTCTGCTAGCGGAAGTAACACAAGTAATACAATTAAATATTATACATCGTTAGGATATTTGTATCAAGATGGTATTTATGATAATAACAATTATAACCGATTTAATTTTAGATCTAATATTGATGTAGAAATTAATCAAAGCTTAAAACTTACTGCAGACATTGCTGGAGCTATCGAAAACAGAAATCGACCTGGAATAACCGCTAGCACTTTGTTTTCTAATATTATGCGTTTACCTCCAACTGAAGTGAATCAATATTCAAATGGTGCTTATTCAGAATTTAGTCAACAACCTTGGATTGATAATGGATTTATAAAAGAAGAAGATTTCGATTTTCAATCTAAAATCGCTCTAGTCATAGATTTTCCCTTCCTAGAAGGTTTAAGCCTTACCACCCAAATAGCGTACGACAGATCTGCTGGTGGAAATAATGCAGGTAGTAGAAAAGTTTTTTCTGTGCCTAGAACTTACACAACATTCAATGCTAATACGGGTGTGTTTTCTCTGAGTACACCTTCAGACAGAGGAGAAACTGCTAGTTATTCTGAATCTAGATCAAAAGGATATCAATTAACGACAGAAGCAATTTTAAACTATTCTAAAGTAATAGATAAGCACGATTTTGGAACAAAACTTGTTTTTTCGAGAAGAGATACTAAATATAGTGTTTTAAATGCTGGTATTAGCAATCTTCTTGGAACGACAACACCTTTATTTATTGCTGGTGATGCTGGAACAAGATCTATTAGCAATGGCGAATTTGAAACTGCAATTCTAGGATATGCAGGTCGATTTACATATGCTTACGATAGCAAATATCTATTTGAATTTAATGGAAGGTATGATGGATCTTATAAATTTAGTAAAGAATCTAGATTTGGGTTCTTTCCATCATTTTCATTAGCTTGGAGAGCTTCTGAAGAAGATTTTTTAAGCGATTCTAAAATTATTAACAATTTAAAATTTAGAGCTTCTTATGGAGAACTAGGAAGTGATGCAGGTGTAGGTTCATTTAGGTATTTAGAATTCTTCGGGTTTGGAAGCCCTTTCATAGATAATTCTAATGTTTCTCAAACTATCGCAAGTAGTGGCTTAGCCGATACTTCTACAACTTGGGAAAAAGCAAAAACGGTTAACTTTGGTCTAGAACTTGGCTTATGGAATAATTTATTTACTTTAGAAACAGATCTTTTTTACAAAAGAACAAAAGATATACTTACAACCAGAGCATTAGAGATTCCAAATACTTTTGGAGCGAATTTACCTGCAGAAAATATTGGTATTGTAGATAATAAGGGTTTAGAGGTTATCTTAAATCATAGCCATAATATAAATGATTTTAATTATTTTGTAAATTTTAATCTTGGGTATTCAAAAAATAAAGTTATAGATATAGCTGAAGCCGCTGATACAGACCCGTTAAGAAAACGAACTGGACGAGCATTAAGAACTCGATTTGGTTTCGTAGCAGAAGGGCTATTTTTAACACAAAAAGAAATAGATGATTTAAACGCTAGCGCACCAGAAGGTGTTTATCAAACTCAAAACCCTAAACCAGGGGATATTAAATATGCTGATATAAATGGAGATGGTAAAGTAAATAACGACGATAGAACAGTTATCGGTAGAGGCAATGTTCCAGAAATTACCTTTGGTTTAAACCTTGGGTTTAATTACAAACAGTTTGACTTCTCTGCATTATTTCAAGGAGCTGCAAATTTTGATATGTACCTATCACAAGAAGCTTCTTGGGCATTTTTTAATGGAGGTAAAGTATTTGATAAACACCTAGACCGTGCACAGATTGGCTCAGATGGTAATGTAATTAATACAGATGCAACTTACCCACGATTATCGTTAACCAACAATACCGTAAATGAACGAGTTTCATCTTATTGGGTAGAGGCTGGTGATTATATTCGTTTTAAAAACATTGAAGTTGGGTACACCTTCCCAGATGAAGTTACAAATAAAATTGGTATAGATAGATTAAGAATTTATGTAAATGGTCGAAATTTAGCGACATGGTCGAAAATTAAGAACTTAGACCCTGAAAATCCTCAAGCAAGAGGATGGTTTTATCCTCAACAAAAAGTATATAACATGGGTTTCAACCTACAATTTTAA
- a CDS encoding DUF1761 domain-containing protein, translated as MEMNFYIFFVAALVPMIVGFVWYGPLFGNAWMAQMGFTKESLEGTNMVKTLIICFILSVLIAFALMPMVIHQMGVFSTLAGEPGFNEQTGEAYSYFENFVATYSDRFRTFKHGAFHGVLFGFFLIVPILGIQAMFEKKSFKYVAINAGYWIVTLAIMGGIICEWV; from the coding sequence ATGGAAATGAATTTTTACATCTTTTTTGTAGCGGCATTAGTGCCTATGATTGTTGGCTTCGTTTGGTACGGTCCTTTATTTGGAAATGCTTGGATGGCTCAAATGGGGTTTACCAAAGAATCTTTAGAAGGAACAAATATGGTTAAAACCCTTATTATTTGTTTTATTTTAAGTGTTTTAATAGCATTTGCCTTAATGCCTATGGTAATACATCAAATGGGCGTTTTTTCTACTTTAGCAGGAGAGCCTGGTTTTAACGAACAAACAGGAGAGGCATATTCTTATTTCGAAAATTTTGTGGCTACTTATAGCGATCGATTTCGAACTTTTAAACATGGTGCTTTTCACGGAGTTTTATTTGGTTTCTTTTTAATTGTACCAATTTTAGGAATTCAAGCAATGTTCGAAAAAAAATCATTTAAATATGTAGCAATAAATGCAGGTTACTGGATTGTAACTTTAGCAATTATGGGAGGCATTATTTGTGAATGGGTGTAA
- a CDS encoding DUF4837 family protein gives MKKIFTLFAISIFLFSCTGSDKFVLRGSVGKINKVMVVAKASDWNGDLGKEIRNSFGELMIGLPQPEPILSVSQISPNGFGTMMKITRNILIIGESDQEKFYIKKNVYAQPQTIIYVYGTDDASVLKMFKKYEKQIIDAYIESDIEMTQSVFKTREIDNSNYKTLTNLGVSFVIPDNFKTVDDTGEFLWLRQHLTSGIAKTGSNNILVYSIPLINEEKVAENIVAVRDSIGEKYIPGSDQETMHMITEEAYTPFTTEIKLAGKKAYETRGKWEVKNDFMAGPFVNYSVIDKKNNRVIVFEGFTYAPSVNKRAFLFELEAIGKSMQIK, from the coding sequence ATGAAAAAAATTTTTACACTTTTTGCAATTTCAATATTTTTATTTTCCTGCACAGGAAGCGATAAATTCGTCTTAAGAGGCTCTGTAGGAAAAATTAACAAAGTGATGGTCGTTGCAAAAGCTAGCGATTGGAACGGAGATTTAGGAAAAGAAATTAGAAACTCTTTTGGAGAGTTAATGATAGGTTTACCTCAGCCAGAACCCATATTATCGGTGTCTCAAATTTCCCCAAACGGTTTTGGTACGATGATGAAAATTACCAGAAACATTTTAATAATTGGCGAAAGCGATCAAGAGAAGTTTTACATTAAAAAGAACGTTTACGCACAGCCGCAAACCATTATCTATGTATATGGAACAGATGATGCAAGTGTACTTAAAATGTTTAAAAAGTACGAAAAGCAAATTATAGATGCCTATATCGAATCGGATATAGAAATGACGCAAAGTGTTTTTAAAACCAGAGAAATAGACAATTCTAATTACAAAACGTTAACCAATTTAGGGGTTTCTTTTGTTATTCCAGACAATTTTAAAACGGTAGATGATACTGGAGAATTCTTGTGGTTAAGACAACATTTAACAAGTGGCATTGCCAAAACAGGTAGTAATAATATCTTGGTATATTCTATACCTTTAATAAACGAAGAAAAAGTTGCGGAAAATATTGTGGCAGTAAGAGATAGTATTGGCGAAAAATACATTCCAGGTTCGGATCAAGAAACCATGCACATGATTACAGAAGAAGCGTACACCCCTTTTACAACAGAAATAAAATTAGCAGGAAAAAAAGCGTACGAAACAAGAGGTAAATGGGAAGTTAAAAACGATTTTATGGCAGGACCGTTTGTAAATTACTCTGTAATTGATAAAAAAAACAACAGAGTTATTGTTTTTGAAGGATTTACTTATGCACCTTCTGTAAACAAAAGGGCGTTTCTTTTTGAGTTAGAAGCGATTGGAAAATCGATGCAGATCAAATAA
- a CDS encoding LysM peptidoglycan-binding domain-containing protein encodes MKKQIIFLLFSANIFAQAPIDSIPKKITQEDLFSDYDIVLIDSLLMESKYKSPLYETTTYILKDAENKEVASVELSTEILKERLQKIDAKTPFHLAYNPALEKVIKSYLKYRKKYYPALMAKAEYYFPMFEKYLDQYDIPLEMKYLAIVESALDPTAKSRVGATGLWQFMYTTGIQYKLKVSSYVDERQDPLKSTIAACQYLSDLFTVFGDWDLVLAAYNSGPGNVAKAIKRSGGYRNYWNIRPFLPTETAGYVPAFYATMYLFEYQKEHELIADAPQIRHFETDTIHVKKTITFDQVSETTGISSELIQLLNPSYKLDVIPFIEGKNYSITLPRKNTFQFLDKEQEIYALAEADASKREKPLPKYFEMDKRIRYKVKSGDFLGKIANKFGVRVSDLKRWNRLKTSRLKIGQRLSVYPKKLAIAKSSAKKTSTKVASNNNKKANFETYTVKKGDSLWIISRKYKNVSIDQIKKWNNIWSVKSLKPGTKLKIYKS; translated from the coding sequence ATGAAAAAACAAATAATATTTTTACTGTTTTCTGCAAATATTTTTGCACAAGCACCTATAGATTCAATTCCTAAAAAAATAACTCAAGAAGATTTATTTTCAGATTACGATATTGTTTTAATTGATAGTTTGTTAATGGAATCTAAATACAAGTCTCCACTATACGAAACCACAACCTATATTCTTAAAGATGCCGAAAATAAAGAAGTGGCCTCTGTAGAATTATCTACAGAAATTTTAAAAGAAAGACTTCAAAAAATTGACGCCAAAACACCATTTCATTTAGCATACAATCCTGCATTAGAAAAGGTAATTAAATCGTATTTAAAATACCGAAAAAAATACTACCCAGCATTAATGGCAAAAGCCGAATATTATTTTCCAATGTTCGAAAAATATTTAGATCAATACGATATTCCTTTGGAAATGAAATATTTAGCCATTGTAGAATCTGCCTTAGACCCAACTGCAAAATCGAGAGTTGGAGCTACAGGTTTGTGGCAATTTATGTACACTACAGGAATACAATACAAATTAAAAGTAAGTTCTTATGTAGATGAACGCCAAGATCCATTAAAATCTACGATTGCTGCTTGTCAATATTTATCCGATTTGTTTACTGTTTTTGGAGACTGGGATTTGGTATTGGCTGCCTACAATTCAGGTCCAGGAAACGTTGCAAAAGCCATAAAACGTTCTGGCGGTTACCGAAATTATTGGAACATTCGCCCGTTTTTACCAACAGAAACCGCAGGTTATGTACCAGCTTTTTACGCAACAATGTATTTGTTTGAATATCAAAAAGAACACGAATTAATTGCAGATGCACCTCAAATTCGCCATTTCGAAACAGATACCATTCATGTTAAAAAAACAATAACTTTCGATCAGGTTTCAGAAACAACTGGAATTAGTTCAGAGTTAATTCAGTTGTTAAACCCGTCTTACAAATTAGATGTAATTCCTTTTATAGAAGGAAAAAATTATTCGATTACATTGCCTAGAAAAAACACATTTCAATTTTTAGATAAAGAGCAAGAGATTTATGCTTTGGCAGAAGCAGATGCTTCCAAAAGAGAAAAACCACTTCCAAAATACTTCGAGATGGATAAAAGAATCCGTTATAAAGTAAAAAGTGGAGATTTTTTAGGAAAAATTGCCAATAAATTTGGAGTAAGAGTAAGCGATTTAAAAAGATGGAATCGTTTAAAAACAAGTCGTTTAAAAATTGGCCAAAGATTAAGTGTTTATCCTAAAAAGTTAGCAATAGCAAAGAGTTCTGCGAAAAAAACTTCTACGAAAGTGGCTTCAAATAATAATAAAAAAGCAAATTTTGAAACTTATACAGTTAAAAAAGGAGACTCTTTATGGATAATTTCTAGAAAATATAAGAATGTTTCTATCGATCAAATTAAAAAATGGAACAATATTTGGAGTGTTAAAAGTTTAAAACCTGGAACAAAACTTAAAATTTACAAAAGCTAA
- a CDS encoding exodeoxyribonuclease III yields the protein MKIISYNVNGIRAAIKKGFLDWLEAASPDVICIQETKANKDQLDIEAFEKAGYPYNYFYSAQKKGYSGVAIFSKKKPNKIVYGTGIETMDFEGRNLRIDFDEVSIMSLYLPSGTNLQRLDFKLNYMAEFQEYINELRQEIPNLIICGDYNICHEEIDIHNPKMKGVSGFLPEEREWIGNFINSGLIDSFRYLNKDLQQYSWWSYRANARANNKGWRLDYAMVTEPLKDKISRAYILSEAKHSDHCPIAIELDFN from the coding sequence ATGAAAATAATATCATACAACGTAAACGGAATTAGAGCAGCGATAAAAAAAGGCTTTTTAGATTGGTTAGAAGCTGCAAGTCCAGATGTAATTTGTATTCAAGAAACAAAAGCAAATAAAGACCAATTAGATATCGAAGCTTTTGAAAAAGCTGGTTACCCTTACAATTACTTTTATTCTGCACAAAAGAAAGGGTATTCTGGAGTGGCCATCTTCAGCAAAAAAAAACCGAATAAAATAGTATATGGAACAGGAATTGAAACCATGGATTTCGAAGGAAGAAATCTTAGAATCGATTTTGATGAAGTTTCTATTATGAGTCTCTATTTACCATCTGGAACAAATTTACAGAGATTAGACTTTAAGCTTAATTATATGGCAGAATTTCAAGAATACATTAACGAACTTCGTCAAGAAATTCCGAATTTGATTATTTGTGGTGATTACAATATTTGCCACGAAGAAATAGACATACACAACCCTAAAATGAAAGGAGTTTCTGGGTTTTTACCAGAAGAAAGAGAATGGATTGGAAATTTTATAAACTCTGGATTAATAGATAGTTTTAGATATTTAAACAAAGATTTGCAGCAATATTCTTGGTGGAGTTACAGAGCAAATGCAAGAGCAAATAACAAAGGTTGGCGTTTAGATTATGCCATGGTTACAGAACCTTTAAAAGACAAAATTTCGAGAGCATATATTTTATCTGAAGCAAAACATTCCGATCATTGCCCAATTGCAATTGAGTTAGATTTCAATTAA
- a CDS encoding CoA transferase subunit B: MLDKNGIAKRIAQEVQDGFYVNLGIGIPTLVANYVREDIEVEFQSENGVLGMGPFPFEGEEDADIINAGKQTITTMPGASFFDSATSFSMIRGKHVDLTILGAMEVAENGDIANWKIPGKMVKGMGGAMDLVASAENIIVAMMHTNKRGESKILKKCSLPLTGVGCVTKIVTNLAVLEVKNNAFYLLERAPGVSVEEIQKATEGTLIIDGEIPEMVL, encoded by the coding sequence ATGTTAGACAAAAACGGAATTGCAAAAAGAATTGCACAAGAAGTTCAGGATGGTTTTTACGTAAACTTAGGCATTGGCATTCCTACCTTGGTTGCCAACTATGTTCGAGAAGATATAGAAGTAGAATTTCAAAGCGAAAATGGCGTTTTAGGCATGGGACCTTTTCCTTTTGAAGGAGAAGAAGATGCAGATATTATAAATGCTGGTAAACAAACCATTACAACCATGCCAGGCGCAAGTTTTTTCGATTCTGCAACCAGTTTTTCTATGATTCGTGGCAAACATGTAGATTTAACCATTTTAGGAGCCATGGAAGTTGCCGAAAATGGAGACATTGCCAACTGGAAAATTCCTGGAAAAATGGTAAAAGGAATGGGTGGAGCCATGGATTTAGTGGCTTCTGCAGAAAATATTATTGTAGCAATGATGCACACAAACAAACGTGGCGAATCTAAAATTTTAAAAAAATGTTCACTTCCATTAACTGGTGTTGGTTGTGTAACAAAAATAGTAACGAATTTGGCTGTTTTAGAAGTAAAAAACAATGCATTTTATTTGCTAGAAAGAGCACCAGGTGTTTCTGTAGAAGAAATTCAAAAGGCAACAGAAGGTACTTTAATTATTGATGGAGAAATTCCAGAAATGGTTCTATAA
- a CDS encoding four helix bundle protein has protein sequence MKKFVRSRQLLKSGTSIGANVHKAQNAESKADFIHKIKIATKELEETKYWLILCEKSNSYPTHKNLSSKVNELGLILYKILSTSVKFRKEN, from the coding sequence ATCAAAAAGTTTGTAAGATCTCGTCAACTATTAAAATCTGGAACAAGCATAGGAGCAAATGTTCATAAAGCTCAAAATGCTGAAAGTAAAGCAGATTTTATTCATAAAATAAAAATTGCTACTAAAGAATTAGAGGAAACTAAATATTGGTTAATTCTATGTGAGAAATCAAACTCTTATCCAACTCATAAAAATTTGAGTTCAAAAGTGAATGAATTAGGATTGATTTTATATAAAATATTAAGTACAAGTGTTAAATTTCGAAAAGAGAATTGA
- a CDS encoding CoA transferase subunit A gives MIHKKVENVQEALKGVKSGMTLMLGGFGLCGIPENAIAELVRLNVRDVTCISNNAGVDDFGLGLLLQGKQIKKMISSYVGENDEFERQMLSGELEVELTPQGTLAEKCRAAQAGFPAFYTPAGYGTEVAEGKETREFDGKMYVLEPAFKADFAFVKAWKGDAAGNLVFKGTSRNFNPNMCGAATITVAEVEELVEVGELDPNNVHIPGIFVQRIFEGKNYEKRIEQRTVRKRN, from the coding sequence ATGATTCACAAAAAAGTAGAGAACGTTCAAGAAGCATTAAAAGGCGTTAAAAGTGGAATGACTTTAATGTTAGGTGGTTTTGGATTGTGTGGAATTCCAGAAAATGCCATTGCAGAATTGGTAAGACTAAATGTTAGAGACGTAACTTGTATTTCGAACAATGCAGGCGTAGATGATTTTGGTTTAGGTCTTTTACTTCAAGGAAAACAAATTAAAAAAATGATTTCTTCTTACGTAGGAGAAAACGACGAATTTGAAAGACAAATGTTGTCTGGAGAATTGGAAGTAGAATTAACGCCACAAGGTACTTTGGCCGAAAAATGTAGAGCAGCACAGGCTGGTTTTCCTGCTTTTTATACACCTGCAGGTTATGGAACCGAAGTTGCAGAAGGCAAAGAAACACGAGAATTCGATGGTAAAATGTATGTATTAGAACCAGCATTTAAAGCCGATTTTGCCTTTGTAAAGGCTTGGAAAGGAGACGCTGCAGGAAATTTGGTTTTTAAAGGAACCTCAAGAAATTTTAATCCGAATATGTGTGGAGCAGCAACAATTACAGTAGCAGAAGTAGAAGAATTGGTAGAAGTTGGCGAGTTAGACCCAAACAATGTTCACATTCCTGGAATATTTGTACAAAGAATATTCGAAGGAAAAAATTACGAGAAAAGAATAGAACAACGAACGGTTCGTAAGCGCAATTAA